The genomic window GGATCGGGGACCTGGGCATCGACACTCACCTCATCGACCCCGGCAAGCCCTGGCAGAACGGCTACGCCGAGAGCTTCAACGCCAGGTTCCGGGACGAATGCCTTAACCAGGAAACCTTCCACGGCGTGCGGGAGGCCGCCGTCATCATCAAGGCCTTCAGCAAGCGATACAACGAGTGCCACCCGCATTCCAGCCTCGGATTCTATACGCCCAGGGAGTTTGCCCGGCTTTCCAAGTCGGGGGCTCTGCCCCCGGACCCCCGGGATTTACCGCCTTGGGGCCTACCCGCGGTCAGCAAGAGGACCGCACGCGGCCCCCTTGCTCCTGCAGTGCAGGCCCCTGGGATGGCGCTCGAGTCGGATCCCTCCGGCGCTCTATCCTCCACCCAGGCAGCGGAGAAGGTATCATGAACCCGACCAAGCCTGCGGCTTGGCGGTCTTTTTGCCCCCAATTTAACCGAGGACTAACCTTCCACTTGGTTCTCAATTTGGGGAAAGGCCATCTTCATGAGATCGTAGGCTTGCTGGATTTCGGCAAGGTGACCGGCCGGGGTCATGGCCTGCAATCTGGCGAGGCGATCATCTTCCTGCTTCTTGATGATTGCGTCCGACTTCGCCTTGGCCTCTGCCGCAGTTCGTTTCTCAACATCGGCGGTATACGAGGATAGGGCAATCAGGCCGGCAAAACCCACGCCTCCAATCAGGAACACCTTCGCCGTATTCGAGATGGCCATAGCGAACCTCCATAATCTATGCCCCACTTATCACCAGAACCTTTGATCCGTCAATTAAAACCCTTGAACAGTCGTATAGGAGTGCTGATCGGTTTCGGTATAGACATTTTCTGTCTACCAACTTGTTTCCTTCTACTCAGGGGAAAAAATCCTCTTAGCATGGGGGTTGGGCCTCAGAACCCAGCAACGCCGGACCCGCCCGCAGCGGGACATCCCTCCTCGGGATTCCGGCGGAATACAAAACCCATGTGGAAATACGCTGGGCCGTTGCGTTGCGCGGTCTGAGTGTCCCGAGTCCAGGGCCTTCGGCCCATTCCAACCATTGCCCCGGTACATGGGGCCTGGAGAAGCCATGCTAGTCCACCTGCCCCTCTGGGTCTTCACCCTGCTCACGGCCGTCAAAACCAATGACCGGGCCACAATCCAGATGATTTCGCGCTCCAGTGATCCCTCCGCCAGGGCCGCCGCGCTTGACGCAGCTGATGCCGTTTCGAGGGAATGGACGCCAGAAGAACTCCGGAAAATCCGTGGGGATCAAATGGGGATTCCTTCCTGATTTGACCCAGATTTTCAACACTTACACCATGTTGACACATCATCGAAAGTCAACATGTCGAAGGTCCTTCCAAAAATGAAGACCCCCGAAACCTAATGGTGACGGGGGTCTTGGTGGTGGCCCCACAGGGATTCGAACCCTGGACCAAGCGGTTATGAGCCGCCAGCTCTGACCGCTGAGCTATAGGGCCGTTCCGATTCTAGCCCGACAGCGCCGGAATCCACAAACGGCGGGCCGCCGGGGACCTGCGCCCTGGGTTGGGAAATACAAGGAGGATTCGGTCGATTTTCCTGGGAACCCGTCAACTCGATTCACCATTTATCCTCCGTATGACCTACCGACCCGTTCCCTTCGCCCTTTCCGCTCTGTCGATCCTCGCCCTTGGTTGCAAGGGGAACGGGGGTTCCCCCTCGACTCCCGTCTCCGTGGCCCGTCCCGTCCCGGCGGACCCCTCCCCGAGGACCGACGCGCCGGTCATTTCCAGTCTCCATCCGATCCTGGGACGCACCGGCGACGAGGTCACCATCGAGGGAACCCACCTCGAGGGCGTCACCAAGGTGCATTTCGGAGGCGTCGAAGCCACCGACTTCCTGGAGACGGACGGGGTCATCAGCGTGCTGGTGCCGGCGGGAGCGAAGTCGGGGCCGGTCGGCGTCCACTGCAGGGCGGGAAAGGCCGCCAGCCCCGTAGAGTTCATCGCGGGGGAGACCCACTTCGATCCGGCCGTCGACGTGGCGCCCTTCAACCGGGGCCAGGTCAAGAACTGGCCCGGCCTGACCAACACCGGGTCGTCCTGCTTCCTCAATGCGGCCATCAAGGTGCTGGCCAGCCTCAAGGAGGTGGATGACAGTCTGCGGGATCACCCGGGCGACGACGCGGCGATGGCGGGCGTTCGCCGGCAGCTCCGGTTCACCCTCAACTACATCCGCCTGGGCGACAGGCGCCCCGCCGATGCCCAGGATCCCATGCGGGGGCTGATCGACGCGTTCCAGCACCACCCGAAGCTTAGGCATCATGTGTCGGACACCCAGGGGGCGGGGGGGTTCGACGACCTCGTCCTGAACGACATCCTCGAGGTGCTCGGACTCAAGGGGAAGTTCGACATCAGAATCAAGGACCGGAGCACCCGCGACGGCGGATCCCCCATCCCCTTCTGGCAGGATCACCCCTTCAGCCTGGTCGTGTCCCCGGATCGGCAAATCACCCCTTCCGGTCCTTCCGGCCAGGTGAGCCTTGACGCCTACATCAGCCATGTCACCACCCAAACCCTCGCCACCAGCGGCATGCACGTAAACCAGTACCCCTACAAGGTACCGTCCACCGCCAGGATCCAGCTCGTCCACATGGGCCCGAAACGGGCGCTGGAATTCAGCCCCCGCGTGGGGCTCCCCCTCTACCAGGTGGACGAGGCCAGCAGCTCCGCCAGGCGCATCGGGACCATGGGCCTCATCCCCACGGCCCTCACCCTCAGGAACCGGGGCCACATGTGGGCCGCGATCCGTGGAACGGACGGCTGGTACGTGAACGACGACGCCCGCAAACCGTACAAGGTGGAAGCCTCCGAGCTGAACGGCCTCCTGGACCCCCAGGGGAACCTGGTCCGCGAGACGGGGGTGATCTTCCTGAGGAGAACGTCCCTGGTCAAGCCTTGAGCCGGTAGCCGACGCCGGGCTCGGTGAGCAGGAGCCTGGGCCGGGCCGGATCGGGCTCCAGCTTCTTGCGCAGGTTGGCCATGTAGACCCGCAGGTAGGTGGGCTGGGCCGAGGCCACGCCGCCCCACACCTCGTGCAGGAGCTGGCGGTGGGTGAGGACCTTGCCGGCGTGGCGGGCCAGGACGCCCAGCAGGGCGAACTCGTTGGGCGAGAGGTGCACCTCGACGCCCTCCACGGTGACCTCGCGGCTGGCGAAGTCCATCCTCAGGGGGCCGATCTCCACCACGGCCTCCGGGGCGGCGCCGGCCACCTCCGCGGCGTGGCGCAGGGCCACGCGGATGCGCGCCAGCAGCTCGCCGGAGCCGAAGGGCTTGGTGAGGTAGTCGTCGGCGCCCACGTCCAGGGCGCGGATCTTGTCCTCCTCCTTGCCCCGGGCGCTGACGATGATGATGGGCACCCTGCTCCAGCCGCGGAGCTCCTGGGCCAGGTCCAGGCCGTCCATGTCGGGCAGGCCCAGGTCCAGGAGCACCACGTCGGGGTTCAGGCGCGCGGCCATGCCCTTGCCCTCCGCGCCGGTGGCGGCCTCCTCCACCCGGTAGCCGAAGGACTGGAGCGTGGCCCGCAGGTAGCGCCTGAGGGGGGGTTCGTCCTCGATGACGAGGATGAGGGGGTGGTCCTGGGTCATGGGCAGTCGTCCAGCGCGGGAGGCACGCCCTCCAGGGGCAGGGTGATGAGGATCCGGGTGCCCCCCTGGGGGGCGCTCCGGGCGGTGATGGAGCCGCCGTGGGCCTGGATGATGCCCCGGCAGATGGCCAGGCCCAGGCCGGCCCCGGGGGCCGAGGCGGAGCGGCTGCCCCGGTAGAGCTTCTCGAAGATCCGCTCCTCCTCGCCGGGCTCCAGGCCGGGGCCGTGGTCGGTGATGGCGAGGGTGGCGGCGTCCCCGTCGGCCCTGCAGGCGATGTCCAGGGTGGAGCCGGGGGGGCTGAACTTCAGGGCGTTGTCCAGGAGGTTCAGGAGCACCTGCTCCATGAGCACCGGGTCCAGGGGGATCCACGTCTCCCGGAGGTCCAGGGCCACGGCGCGATCCTCGAGCTGGGCCTCGAGGCGGTTCAGGGCCGAGCCCACGATCTCCTCCACCGGCACCCACTCCTTCTTCACCTGCACCTGGCCCGACTCCAGCCGGGTGAGGTCCAGGAGGTTGTCCACGAGCTTCTCCAGGCGGCGGGACTCCTGATGGATGGTGGCCAGGAGCATCCGCCGGTCCTCGGCGGTGGCCTCGGGACCGGGGTCGAGCAGCGTGCTGGAGGCGCCGGTGATGGTGCCCAGCGGGGTGCGCAGGTCGTGGGAGATGGTGCTGAGGAGGATGCTGCGGAGGTGCTCCTGTTCGGCCCGGATGCGGGCCTCGGTACGCTCGGAGGCGAGGCGCGCCCGCCCAAGGGCGAGCGAGACCTGGGCGGCCATGCTCTCCAGGAGGTCCCGGGCGGCGGTGGTGGGTGGGAACACGGCCAGGATCCCCTCGGCGAACCTCGGGCTCCCCATGGGCAGGAACAGGGCCCGGGAGCCCGGCAGGTTCGGGGTGCCCGCGCCGGAGGCCTTCCGGTTCGCCAGGGCCCACTGGGCCACGCCCAGCTCGTCCGGGTTCAGCCCGCTCCGGGCCCGGAGATCGCCCCCCGGACCCGGCAGGAGGATCAGCACCGGGCCGCCCAGCTCCCGGCCGAGGTAGGTCTCCACCCGCTCCTGGATGGCCGCCGCGTCGCCCCCCTCGGCCAGGATGCCCCCCAGGCGGTAGAGGGACGTGGTGTGCCGCTCGCGCTCCACGGCCTCCCGGGCCTGGGCGCGGATGCGCCCGGCCAGGTTCCCCACGATCCAGCCCACGCCCATCATCATGCCGAAGGTGCCCATGTACCTCGCGTCGTGCACCGAGAACGTCAGATAGGGCTTGATGAAGAAGAAGTCCAGGCAGCCCACGCTGAGGGCCGTGGCGAGGAAGGCCGGCCCCTTCTCGAAGCGGGTGGCCACCACCGTGATGCACAGCATGTAGAGCACCACCAGGTCCGCCAGCTGGAGGTAGCGGTTCACCACGAAACCGCACGCGGTGGTGACGGCCACCGCGCCTGCCGCGGCAAGCCACATCCATCGGGGCGTTCCGGCTGGGGTCATCTCAATCCTGGGTCACGAACCTGCTCAGGATCCAGCATACGAGGGGCAGCCACGCCAGGACAGGGAGAAGCCAGGGGGCCCTGTCCCTGGCGATCCTGAGGGAGTGGCGCACCTGCAGCCAGGTCCGGGTGCCGGCGACCCCGACGGCGATCGCCATGGGAAGGAACCAGAGTCCGGTCATGGCTTGCGCTCCCCCAGGCCGAGGTTGAGCTCCAGGACGTTCACCCGGGGTTCCCCGAACAGGCCCAGGAGCCGGCCGGAAGTGGCCTGGGCCACCCGGGCGCGGACCTCGGTCTCCGGCAGGCCCCGGACCCGGGCCACGCGCCGCACCTGGTAGTCGGCGGCCGCCGGCGTGATGTGGGGGTCCAGCCCGCTGGCCGAGGCCGTGACCAGGTCGGCAGGCACCGGGAGGGGGTTGCCGGGATCGGCCTGGCGCAGGGCCTGGATGCGGCGCTCCGCGGCGGCCTTGAGGGCCGGGTTGGACGGGGCGAGGTTGGAGCCGGAGGAATTGGCCGCGTCGGTGGGGAAGGCCGCAGCCGAGAGCCGGCCCCAGAAGAAGGCCGGATCCTCGGTGTGCTGGCCGATGAGGCGGCTCCCCAGGACCCGGCCGTCCCGGACGATGAGGCTGCCCCGGGCCTGGCCGGGGAAGAGGGCCCGGCCGGCCCCGGTGAGGGCGAGGGGGTAGGCCAGGCCGGTGATGAGGACCAGGGAGCCGGTGACGGCGAGGGCGGGACGGAGCAGGGACATGGCGGACCTCAGACCAGATGGGCTGCGACGAGCGCGAGATCGATGAGCTTGATGCCGATGAAGGGCACCACGATGCCGCCGGCGCCGTACACCAGGAGGTTGCGCCGGAGCACCGCGGCCGCGCCCAGGGGCCGGTACGCCACGCCCCGCAGGGCCAGGGGGATCAGGAAGACGATGACCAGGGCGTTGAAGATCACCGCCGAGAGGATGGCGCTGCCGGGGCTGTGGAGGCCCATGACGTTGAGGATCTTCAGCTGGGGGTAGGTGACGGCGAAGGCGGCGGGGATGATGGCGAAGTACTTGGCCACGTCGTTGGCGATGCTGAAGGTGGTGAGCGAGCCGCGGGTCATGAGCATCTGCTTGCCGATCCGCACGATCTCGATGAGCTTGGTGGGATTGGAGTCCAGGTCCACCATGTTCCCGGCCTCCTTGGCGGCCTGCGTCCCGGTGTTCATGGCCACGGCCACGTCCGCCTGGGCCAGGGCCGGGGCGTCGTTGGTGCCGTCGCCGGTCATGGCCACCAGGCGCCCCCCGGCCTGGTAGTCGCGGATGAGCTTGAGCTTGGCCTCGGGGGTGGCCTGGGCCAGGAAGTCGTCCACCCCGGCCTCGGCGGCGATGGCCGCGGCGGTGAGCGGGTTGTCCCCGGTGATCATGACGGTGCGGATGCCCATCTCGCGCAGCTCGGCGAAGCGCTCGCGGATGCCGCCCTTGACGATGTCCTTGAGGTTGATCACGCCCAGGGCCCGGGTCCCGTTCCCGTCGGTCTCGGCCACCACCAGGGGGGTGCCGCCGCTGCGGGCGATGCCGTCCACCGCCACCCGCAGGGACGCGGGGAACTCGCCGCCCGCGCACTCCACCCAGGCCTCGATGGCGCTCACGGCGCCCTTGCGGATCTCCCGGCCCTCAAGCGCCACGCCGCTCATGCGGGTCTGGGCGGTGAAGGGGATGAACTTCGCGCCCAGGGCGTGGATGTCGCGCTCCCGCAGGCCGTACTGCTCCTTGGCCAGCACCACGATGCTGCGGCCCTCGGGGGTCTCGTCGGCGAGGCTGCTGAGCTGCGCGGCGTCGGCCAGGTGCGCGACGTCCACGCCCTCGGCGGGCACGAACGCCACGGCCTGGCGGTTGCCCAGGGTGATGGTGCCGGTCTTGTCCAGGAGCAGCACGTCCACGTCGCCCGCGGCTTCCACCGCGCGGCCCGAGGTGGCGATGACGTTGGCCTGCACCATGCGGTCCATGCCGGCGATGCCGATGGCGCTGAGGAGCCCGCCGATGGTGGTGGGGATCAGGCACACCAGGAGGGCCACGAGCACCGTGAGAGACACGGGGCTGCCCTGCCCCGCGGCCTTGACGCTGTAGACCGAATAGGGAAGCAGGGTGGCGGTGGCCAGAAGGAAGATGATGGTCAGCGCGGCCAGGAGGATGTCCAGGGCGATCTCGTTGGGGGTCTTCTTGCGCTTGGCGCCTTCCACCATGGCGATCATGCGGTCCAGGAACGTCTCGCCGGGGTTGGAGGCGATGCGCACCACCAGCCAATCCGACAGCACCTGGGTGCCGCCGGTGACGGCGGAGCGGTCCCCGCCGGACTCGCGGATCACGGGGGCCGATTCGCCGGTGATGGCCGCCTCGTTCACGGAGGCCACCCCCTCGATCACCTCGCCGTCGCCGGGGATGGTGTCCCCGGCCTCGACCAGCACGGGCATGCCGATGCGCAGGAAGGAGGCCCCCACGCTCTCCCAGGGGGCGCCGTACTTCGGTTCCTTGAGCAGCTTGGCGGTGACGTCGCGCTTGGCCTTGCGCAGGCTGTCGGCCTGGGCCTTGCCCCGGCCCTCGGCCATGGCCTCGGCGAAGTTGGCGAAGAGCAGGGTGAACCAGAGCCAGAGGGAGATGGCCAGGATGAATCCGGACGGGGCGTCCCCCCTGCCCTGGAGGGCCTGGACCCACAGGACCAGGGTGAAGGCGCTGCCCACCCACACGGTGAACATCACGGGGTTCTTGAGCTGGTGGACGGGGTTGAGCTTGCCGAAGGCGGCCAGCGCAGCGCGCTTAACGATGGCCGGCTCGAACAGCGGCCTGGGCTGGAGTTCCCCGAAGGAGGTGGAGGTGCGCATGGGTGTCACCTAGAGCAGGGAGAGGTGTTCGGCGACGGGGCCGAGCGCCAGGGCGGGGATGAAGGTCAGGGCGCCCACCAGGAGCACCACGGCCACCAGGAGGGCCACGAAGAGCGGGGTGTGGGTGGGCAGGGTCCCCGCCCCCGGGGGCGTGCGCTTCTTCTTCGCCAGGGAGCCCGCCACGGCCAGCACGGGCAGGATGGTGCCATAGCGGCCCAGGAGCATGGCGATGCCCGTGGCGAGGTTGTAGAAGTTCGTGTTGGCGCCGAGCCCCCCGAAGGCGCTGCCGTTGTTGTTGGAGGCGCTGCTGAAGGCGTAGAGGGCCTGGCTGAAGCCGTGGGGGCCGGGGTTCGACAGGCTGGACACGGCCGCGGGAAGGGTGACCGCCAGGGCCGTGCACACGAGGACCGAGGCCGCGGGGATCAGGATCACCAGGGAGGCCATCTTGGTCTCGAAGGCCTCGATCTTCTTGCCCAGGTACTCGGGGGTCCGGCCCACCATGAGGCCGGCGATGAACACCGCGATGATCGCGAAGATGAGCATGGTGTAGAGCCCCGAGCCCACGCCGCCGAAGACCACCTCGCCCAGGTCCATGAGCAGGATGGGGACCATGCCCCCCAGGGGCGTGAAGGAGTCGTGCATGCCGTTGACGGCCCCGCAGGAGGTGGCGGTGGTGGCGGTGGCGAACAGCGTGGTGCCGGTGATGCCGAAGCGCACCTCCTTGCCCTCCATGTTGCCGCCGGACTGCTCCAGGCCGGGGGTGGACACGGCCGCCTGCGCCACGGGCAGGGACCGGAAGGCCGGATTCCCCTTCTGTTCGGCCAGGTGCAGGGCACCCAGCGCCAGCACGAAGATCACCGTCATGGCCGAGAGGATGGCCCAGCCCTGGCGACGGTCCCGCACCATGCGCCCGAAGGCGTGGCAGAGGCCGGCGGGGATGAGGAGGATGGCCAGCACCTGGGCCAGGCTCGTGAGGGCCGTGGGATTCTCGAAGGGGTGGGCGGAGTTGGCGTTGAAGAAGCCACCGCCGTTGGTGCCCAGGATCTTGATGGCCTCCTGCGAGGCCACGGGGCCCACGGCGATCACCTGGTCCAGCACCGGCTTGCCGTCGGCGCCCGCCACCGGCGTCAGGAAGTGCGCCACCGGGTTGGGGCCCAGGGTCTGCACCACGCCCTGGCTGACGAGGAACAGGGCGAAGACCGTGGCCAGGGGGAGCAGGATGTAGAGGGTGATGCGGGTGAGGTCCACCCAGAAGTTCCCCAGGAAGGTGGCCTTCCGGCGCCGGATGCCCCGGGCCAGGGCCGCCAGCACCGCGATGCCCTTGGCGGCGGAAAGGAAGTTCTGCACCGTGAGCCCCAGCATCTGGGTGAGGTGGCTCATGGTCGATTCGCCGGCGTAGGCCTGCCAGTTGGTGTTGGTGACGAAGCTCACCGCCGTGTTCAGGGCGACGCCCCAGGGCACCGCCGGCTGGCGCTGGGGGTTGAAGGGCAGCCGGTGCTGGACCAGCTGGAGCCCGAACAGGAACAGGAGGCCCAGGAGGCTGAACACCAGGACCGCGGCGGCGTACTGCTTCCAGTCCATGCGCTCGTCGGAGGCGATCCCCGCCAGGCGGTAGATGCCGCGCTCCACGGGGCCCGCCACGGGATCCAGGAACGTGGTCTCCTGGTCCAGCACGCGGCCCATGTACTCGCCCAGGGGCTTGGAGACCAGGAGGAGGACCCCCAGGAACAGTGCGAACTGGATGATGCTGTTGGCCGTCATTGGAAGCGCTCCGGAACGAGAAGGGCGATGCCGAGGTAGATGAGAAGCCCAAGCGTCAGGACCGCCGCGAGGATCTGGATGGCTGTCATGGAAACCTCCCACCTGAGGGTGGAAGACCCGCCGTCAATGGAGCGTTAACGTTGCATTGCGAAACATTAAGATTTCGTAAAGGGAACCTGGGCGGGGCTGCCGGCACGCCTGCCTTGAAGCCGCCACGTCCCGTTCCGAAAACGATGTTCGGACATGCGGTCTTCCCCCGTCCCCGTCCGCAGCCTAGAATTGCACAGGCATAGACTTATCCCTGCCTTCCCCCATGCTCCGGAGCACCATGTTCAAGGTCACATTAAGAGGCAGGCAGACGGTCGAAATCGACCTGGAGCGCGAACTTTCCATCCTGGCCGCCGCGGCCCGCGGGGAGGTGCCCCTCACGCACACCTGCGGAGGCCACGCCCGGTGCGGGACCTGCCTGGTCACCGTGGAGGAGGGGGCCGAGCACCTGTCCCCCGTGGGCGCAACCGAGGCCCGCATCCTCAAGGTCCTCAAGGCCGCGCCGGGACAGCGCCTGGGCTGCCAGGCCTGGGCCAGCGGGGATGTCACCTGCAAGGTCGAATAGCCCGCCCGGCGGCATCCGGTTGGGTCAAATTTTAATGAACGGGGTGAGCGGCCGATGGTTCGGGAATGTCGGCCTCCTCTCCAAGCTATCGCTATTACCAGGCAGCCGAAGCGCCGCCTCCACAGCCCGCGGGCGAGTTCCGCCTGCAGTTCTGGCGACCCTCCTGGAGCCAGCTCCTGCACCCTGCCCTGCCGATGCTGCCCTTCCTGGCCTGGAGCCTCCTCCACCTCCTGCACATCTTCGCCAACCGCGACTTCAGCGTCCTCCTGATCTCCCAGGGGAGCCTGCTGGTGCACCGGGCGTGCCTCTTCCCGGCCCATTTCCGGTTCCCGTTCATGGCCGCGGGGGACCTGCAGATCGCCGGCCTCTGGACCCATCCCGCCCTGAGGGGCCGGGGCCTGGGACTGCTGGCCCTGGGAGCGATCCTGCGCCGGCACGGCGGTCGGACCCTCTGGTACCTGGTCCAGGAGGAGAACGTGGCCTCCATCCGCCTCGCGGAAAAGGCCGGCCTGCGCCTGGTGGGCCGGGGTTGCCGCAGGAAGCGGCTGGGCCTCCGGGCCCTGGGCTATTTCCACCTGGATGGCCGCGTGGCCGGGGATCGCCGGGAGGGCTAGTCCAGTCTGAATCCGACGCCCTGCCAGACCCGCACGCGGGTCGTGCCGTCGGCACCCCGGGCGGGGTCGAAGACGATGCGCTTGGCGGCCTCCAGGCAGGCCTCGTGGGCCTTGGTCACCCACTCGCCCTCGCCGGGCAGGCCCTGCAGAAGCCGCGTGTCCAGCACCTCGCCGTTCTCGCTCACCAGGACGTTCACCACGACCACGCCGCTCACCTTTTTCGGGGACGGGGTCACCTTGTTGAGGTTCATGGGCTTGGCGGGGGTGATGTCGGGGGTTATGGGCACCACGGCCTTGCTGGCGTCGGCGGCCTTGCGCTCGTTGGCCTTGGCCAGTTCGTCCTTCAGGGTCTCGATGGTCGCCTGGGCCGCGGCGGCCTCATCCTTGGCCTTCTGCAGCTCCTTCAGGATCGTGTCCGAGCTGCCCTGGTTCTCGGCGAGGGCGCCCTTGATCTGGTCCAGCTGCCGCTTGACGGCCTCGGTCTCCTGGCGGGCCAGGTCGCGGCTCTTCTTGGCGGCCGCGAGGTCCTCCTGCATGCTCTCGGTGGCCGCGAGGCGCTCCTTGAGTTCGTCCCGCTCCTGGGTGAGCTTCCGGATCTGGGCCTGGGCCGGGCTGGCCTTGGGGGCGGGCTTGGGCTTGGCTGCGGCCGCGGGCACGGACAGGGCAAGGGCCAGGATGGCGTAGATCCAGGGGTTAGGCATTCGCACAGGGCCTCCGGGGCTCGGGGGACCTAGCGCCGGTAGCCGGGCTGGG from Geothrix sp. 21YS21S-2 includes these protein-coding regions:
- a CDS encoding GNAT family N-acetyltransferase, translating into MSASSPSYRYYQAAEAPPPQPAGEFRLQFWRPSWSQLLHPALPMLPFLAWSLLHLLHIFANRDFSVLLISQGSLLVHRACLFPAHFRFPFMAAGDLQIAGLWTHPALRGRGLGLLALGAILRRHGGRTLWYLVQEENVASIRLAEKAGLRLVGRGCRRKRLGLRALGYFHLDGRVAGDRREG
- the kdpB gene encoding potassium-transporting ATPase subunit KdpB translates to MRTSTSFGELQPRPLFEPAIVKRAALAAFGKLNPVHQLKNPVMFTVWVGSAFTLVLWVQALQGRGDAPSGFILAISLWLWFTLLFANFAEAMAEGRGKAQADSLRKAKRDVTAKLLKEPKYGAPWESVGASFLRIGMPVLVEAGDTIPGDGEVIEGVASVNEAAITGESAPVIRESGGDRSAVTGGTQVLSDWLVVRIASNPGETFLDRMIAMVEGAKRKKTPNEIALDILLAALTIIFLLATATLLPYSVYSVKAAGQGSPVSLTVLVALLVCLIPTTIGGLLSAIGIAGMDRMVQANVIATSGRAVEAAGDVDVLLLDKTGTITLGNRQAVAFVPAEGVDVAHLADAAQLSSLADETPEGRSIVVLAKEQYGLRERDIHALGAKFIPFTAQTRMSGVALEGREIRKGAVSAIEAWVECAGGEFPASLRVAVDGIARSGGTPLVVAETDGNGTRALGVINLKDIVKGGIRERFAELREMGIRTVMITGDNPLTAAAIAAEAGVDDFLAQATPEAKLKLIRDYQAGGRLVAMTGDGTNDAPALAQADVAVAMNTGTQAAKEAGNMVDLDSNPTKLIEIVRIGKQMLMTRGSLTTFSIANDVAKYFAIIPAAFAVTYPQLKILNVMGLHSPGSAILSAVIFNALVIVFLIPLALRGVAYRPLGAAAVLRRNLLVYGAGGIVVPFIGIKLIDLALVAAHLV
- a CDS encoding ATP-binding protein, producing MTPAGTPRWMWLAAAGAVAVTTACGFVVNRYLQLADLVVLYMLCITVVATRFEKGPAFLATALSVGCLDFFFIKPYLTFSVHDARYMGTFGMMMGVGWIVGNLAGRIRAQAREAVERERHTTSLYRLGGILAEGGDAAAIQERVETYLGRELGGPVLILLPGPGGDLRARSGLNPDELGVAQWALANRKASGAGTPNLPGSRALFLPMGSPRFAEGILAVFPPTTAARDLLESMAAQVSLALGRARLASERTEARIRAEQEHLRSILLSTISHDLRTPLGTITGASSTLLDPGPEATAEDRRMLLATIHQESRRLEKLVDNLLDLTRLESGQVQVKKEWVPVEEIVGSALNRLEAQLEDRAVALDLRETWIPLDPVLMEQVLLNLLDNALKFSPPGSTLDIACRADGDAATLAITDHGPGLEPGEEERIFEKLYRGSRSASAPGAGLGLAICRGIIQAHGGSITARSAPQGGTRILITLPLEGVPPALDDCP
- a CDS encoding response regulator, with protein sequence MTQDHPLILVIEDEPPLRRYLRATLQSFGYRVEEAATGAEGKGMAARLNPDVVLLDLGLPDMDGLDLAQELRGWSRVPIIIVSARGKEEDKIRALDVGADDYLTKPFGSGELLARIRVALRHAAEVAGAAPEAVVEIGPLRMDFASREVTVEGVEVHLSPNEFALLGVLARHAGKVLTHRQLLHEVWGGVASAQPTYLRVYMANLRKKLEPDPARPRLLLTEPGVGYRLKA
- a CDS encoding 2Fe-2S iron-sulfur cluster-binding protein, which encodes MFKVTLRGRQTVEIDLERELSILAAAARGEVPLTHTCGGHARCGTCLVTVEEGAEHLSPVGATEARILKVLKAAPGQRLGCQAWASGDVTCKVE
- the kdpC gene encoding potassium-transporting ATPase subunit KdpC, which gives rise to MSLLRPALAVTGSLVLITGLAYPLALTGAGRALFPGQARGSLIVRDGRVLGSRLIGQHTEDPAFFWGRLSAAAFPTDAANSSGSNLAPSNPALKAAAERRIQALRQADPGNPLPVPADLVTASASGLDPHITPAAADYQVRRVARVRGLPETEVRARVAQATSGRLLGLFGEPRVNVLELNLGLGERKP
- a CDS encoding potassium-transporting ATPase subunit F, which gives rise to MTAIQILAAVLTLGLLIYLGIALLVPERFQ
- a CDS encoding IPT/TIG domain-containing protein, with product MARPVPADPSPRTDAPVISSLHPILGRTGDEVTIEGTHLEGVTKVHFGGVEATDFLETDGVISVLVPAGAKSGPVGVHCRAGKAASPVEFIAGETHFDPAVDVAPFNRGQVKNWPGLTNTGSSCFLNAAIKVLASLKEVDDSLRDHPGDDAAMAGVRRQLRFTLNYIRLGDRRPADAQDPMRGLIDAFQHHPKLRHHVSDTQGAGGFDDLVLNDILEVLGLKGKFDIRIKDRSTRDGGSPIPFWQDHPFSLVVSPDRQITPSGPSGQVSLDAYISHVTTQTLATSGMHVNQYPYKVPSTARIQLVHMGPKRALEFSPRVGLPLYQVDEASSSARRIGTMGLIPTALTLRNRGHMWAAIRGTDGWYVNDDARKPYKVEASELNGLLDPQGNLVRETGVIFLRRTSLVKP
- the kdpA gene encoding potassium-transporting ATPase subunit KdpA, whose product is MTANSIIQFALFLGVLLLVSKPLGEYMGRVLDQETTFLDPVAGPVERGIYRLAGIASDERMDWKQYAAAVLVFSLLGLLFLFGLQLVQHRLPFNPQRQPAVPWGVALNTAVSFVTNTNWQAYAGESTMSHLTQMLGLTVQNFLSAAKGIAVLAALARGIRRRKATFLGNFWVDLTRITLYILLPLATVFALFLVSQGVVQTLGPNPVAHFLTPVAGADGKPVLDQVIAVGPVASQEAIKILGTNGGGFFNANSAHPFENPTALTSLAQVLAILLIPAGLCHAFGRMVRDRRQGWAILSAMTVIFVLALGALHLAEQKGNPAFRSLPVAQAAVSTPGLEQSGGNMEGKEVRFGITGTTLFATATTATSCGAVNGMHDSFTPLGGMVPILLMDLGEVVFGGVGSGLYTMLIFAIIAVFIAGLMVGRTPEYLGKKIEAFETKMASLVILIPAASVLVCTALAVTLPAAVSSLSNPGPHGFSQALYAFSSASNNNGSAFGGLGANTNFYNLATGIAMLLGRYGTILPVLAVAGSLAKKKRTPPGAGTLPTHTPLFVALLVAVVLLVGALTFIPALALGPVAEHLSLL